The following are encoded together in the Panicum virgatum strain AP13 chromosome 6K, P.virgatum_v5, whole genome shotgun sequence genome:
- the LOC120711158 gene encoding phospholipase SGR2-like, whose product MARPDESWAQGGGPGDDASSSGASTSGTSASRAVAPAGEAEGASPDSLRNTASNIRRLEDAIKHCAARHKYLARTKSPSDGQEVRWYFCKLPLPGKVLSSSVPRTEIVGKGDYFRFSERDSLALEASFLEREEELLAYWWREYAECSVGPRGSLVESDASEFLYKVEEERVGVPVKGGLYEVDLMRRHCFPVYWNGENRRVLRGHWFARKGGLDWLPLREDVAEQLELAYNCQVWHRRKFQPSGLFAARVDLQGSIPDLHALFTGEDDTWEAWLVFDTGPKLGSKTIKLRRGFCLPEPEKPSQDELRQQKEEEMDDYCSQVPVGHLVFMVHGIGQRLEKANLVDDVVDFRRVTANLAERYLTSYQRSTQRVLFIPCQWRKGLKLSGEHTVEKLTLDGVKGLRVALGATVHDVLYYMSPIYCQHIIDSVSNQLNKLYMKFLKRNPGYIGKVSLYGHSLGSVLSYDILCHQETLWAPFPTEYLNMEWTSDRSQGAKSANEVAVHDSATKDHDTVTLRHSCADSVNGVVDEDSTRTDASQMDGAPPSCVHENSPSNNDTVVSPGAVDAEQNEEENTVENHQTIHTEEGITSAVSTKDAEGSSMSRSAEEVHEEVLAKDKLIFSLEEEVKRLKARLEQLEQQNHLVPESISGVEYHEGKSLNLAMNSGKLFTVQGSTNQSYSPQIRYTKLNFKVDTFFAVGSPLGVFLSLRNVRIGIGRGQDYWQDENIIEEMPCCRQMFNIFHPFDPVAYRVEPLVCEDYLKKRPVIVPYHRGGKRIHVGVQEFTEDIAARSQAIARQLKSLKVKAVAAMLALSRNDTEEDGKTANEKDRSYGSMMMERLTGAPDGRIDHVLQEKTFQHPYLSALGAHTNYWRDHDTALFILRHLYRDIPEESPTDDMGRRPIQLFYERDPFVEETPLTFADEPSVKEFSRKMRTYTRKKENDANCEAS is encoded by the exons ATGGCGAGGCCGGACGAGAGCTGGGCGCAGGGCGGAGGCCCGGGGGACGACGCGTCGTCCTCGGGCGCGTCGACGTCCGGGACGTCCGCGAGCCGCGCGGTCGCCCCCGCCGGGGAGGCGGAGGGCGCGTCGCCGGACTCGCTGCGGAACACGGCGTCCAATATCCGGCGGCTGGAGGACGCGATCAAGCACTGCGCGGCGCGCCACAAGTACCTCGCGCGCACCAAGAGCCCCTCCGACGGCCAGGAGGTCCGCTGGTACTTCTGCAAGCTCCCCCTCCCCGGCAAAG TGCTCTCTTCTTCGGTACCAAGGACAGAGATAGTTGGGAAAGGAGACTACTTCCGGTTCAGCGAGAGGGACTCTCTGGCACTGGAGGCGTCTTTCTTGGAG AGGGAGGAAGAACTTCTTGCGTACTGGTGGAGGGAGTATGCAGAATGCAGTGTGGGACCAAGAGGATCCTTGGTTGAAAGTGATGCGTCTGAATTTCTTTATAAGGTGGAGGAAGAGCGGGTTGGGGTTCCTGTGAAAGGTGGACTATATGAG GTTGATTTGATGAGGCGTCATTGCTTCCCTGTGTACTGGAATGGGGAAAACAGGCGTGTCTTGAGAGGCCACTGGTTTGCTCGCAAAGGTGGTCTTGATTGGCTTCCCTTGCGCGAGGATGTTGCTGAACAGCTGGAGTTAGCATATAATTGCCAG GTCTGGCATCGTCGCAAATTTCAACCTTCAGGACTATTTGCAGCGCGCGTTGATCTCCAAGGAAGTATACCG GATTTGCATGCTCTTTTTACTGGAGAGGATGATACTTGGGAAGCTTGGCTTGTCTTTGATACAGGTCCTAAGCTTGGTAGCAAAACAATCAAATTAAGGCGTGGATTTTGTCTTCCTGAACCTGAAAAGCCTTCACAG GACGAGTTGCGTCAGCAAAAGGAAGAGGAAATGGATGATTACTGCTCTCAG GTTCCAGTTGGTCATCTTGTATTCATGGTTCATGGCATTGGGCAGAGATTGGAGAAAGCTAatcttgttgatgatgttgtTGATTTCCGTCGAGTAACTGCTAATCTAGCTGAAAGATACTTAACTTCTTATCAAAGAAGCACCCAGAGGGTTCTATTTATTCCCTGTCAG TGGAGGAAGGGTTTGAAGCTTAGTGGTGAACATACTGTTGAGAAACTCACTTTGGATGGAGTTAAAGGACTTCGAGTTGCGTTAGGTGCCACGGTTCATGATGTTCTATATTACATGAGTCCTATCTACTGTCAACATATTATTGACTCG GTCTCGAATCAGTTGAACAAGCTGTACATGAAATTTCTGAAGAGAAATCCTGGTTACATTGGAAAG GTTTCATTGTATGGCCACTCGTTAGGAAGTGTTTTGTCTTATGATATACTTTGCCATCAAGAAACCCTTTGGGCCCCATTTCCAACAGAGTATCTGAACATGGAATGGACATCTGATAGAAGTCAAGGAGCAAAATCAGCCAATGAAGTTGCTGTACATGATTCAGCCACAAAGGATCATGATACTGTTACTCTAAGGCATTCTTGTGCTGATAGTGTAAATGGTGTCGTTGATGAAGATAGCACCAGAACTGATGCTTCACAAATGGATGGCGCACCCCCGTCATGTGTGCACGAGAATTCACCAAGCAACAATGACACAGTGGTGTCACCTGGTGCAGTTGACGCTGaacaaaatgaagaagaaaataCAGTTGAGAATCATCAGACAATACATACTGAGGAAGGGATCACTTCAGCTGTAAGCACAAAAGATGCTGAAGGATCTAGCATGTCAAGGTCTGCTGAAGAAGTCCATGAAGAGGTCCTTGCCAAAGATAAATTGATTTTTTCACTAGAAGAAGAG GTGAAACGTCTTAAGGCTAGGCTAGAACAACTTGAACAACAGAATCATCTAGTGCCTGAAAGCATCAGTGGTGTTGAGTATCATGAAG GTAAAAGTCTCAATCTTGCTATGAACTCTGGCAAACTTTTCACGGTGCAAGGAAGTACGAATCAGTCCTACTCACCACAAATCAGATACACGAAACTAAACTTTAAG gTTGACACATTCTTTGCTGTTGGATCTCCCTTGGGTGTCTTCCTTTCCCTGCGTAATGTCCGTATTGGTATTG GCAGGGGGCAAGATTATTGGCAGGATGAGAACATAATCGAAGAGATGCCATGCTGCCGGCAGATGTTCAATATTTTTCATCCTTTTGATCCTGTAGCATACAG AGTTGAACCACTTGTATGTGAAGATTATCTAAAGAAGCGCCCTGTCATTGTACCCTACCATAGAGGTGGAAAGAGGATACATGTAGGAGTGCAG GAGTTCACGGAAGATATTGCTGCACGTTCCCAAGCCATTGCCCGTCAATTGAAGTCATTAAAG GTCAAAGCAGTAGCTGCTATGCTAGCATTGAGCAGAAATGACACGGAAG AGGATGGTAAGACTGCCAATGAGAAAGACAGATCATATGGTTCCATGATGATGGAAAGGTTGACAGGTGCACCGGATGGTCGAATTGACCATGTGCTTCAG GAGAAAACATTTCAACATCCATATCTATCTGCTCTGGGAGCTCATAC TAACTATTGGCGAGATCATGATACTGCTCTCTTCATTCTAAGACATTTGTATCGTGACATACCCGAGGAATCTCCAACAGATGACATGGGAAGGAGGCCTATTCAACTATTTTATGAGAGAGATCCATTTGTTGAAGAAACGCCCCTGACATTTGCAGATGAACCATCAGTTAAGGAGTTCTCCAGAAAGATGAGAACGTACACAAGGAAAAAGGAGAATGATGCCAACTGCGAAGCCTCTTGA